A window from Candidatus Effluviviaceae Genus V sp. encodes these proteins:
- a CDS encoding transglycosylase SLT domain-containing protein produces MRRLMRLLVLLMLVGVVAGCSTTQPPSGDPVSRSPVTGAPADSLARAEHLYRDALGHYVLDEWDQASVLLRRAERAVSGAASGSRAERSDAASLTKRIDYFLEIIGTRDAPVEVVEAPARVDTTVVDAADAEVPEPPLRPVIEPVVNARVEKWLDYFQGRGRSQMSRWLSRSSKYRPMIEQMLEEHGLPSELFFLAMIESGFNPKAYSRAHASGMWQFISSRARMHGLRVDWWVDERRDPEKATRAACEYLRDLYGMFGSWELALAGYNSGEGRVARARRRRPGCHDFWCLDLPRETENFVPKFMAALIIGSDPEKHGFTGCTPEPPLEYDTILVDGAFDLDVIARVAGVSVDAVRELNPALRRWCTAPSSGPTTLRVPVGTGDRTLAGLHAIPREERVSWQRHRIARGETLWDIARAYGTSVHAIASTNSISNPSRIRAGDFLVIPVGAVESGDGGYIEYVVQRGDTISSIARRHGRSTRQVLRTNGLSWHSRIYPGDRIRIPM; encoded by the coding sequence ATGAGACGACTCATGCGACTTCTGGTGCTTCTCATGCTCGTCGGCGTCGTGGCCGGCTGCTCCACGACGCAGCCGCCGTCGGGAGACCCTGTCTCCCGGTCGCCGGTCACGGGGGCCCCCGCCGATTCGCTGGCGCGGGCCGAGCATCTCTACAGGGACGCCCTCGGTCACTACGTGCTCGACGAGTGGGACCAGGCCTCCGTTCTCCTTCGAAGGGCGGAGCGCGCCGTGTCGGGTGCCGCGTCCGGTTCTCGTGCCGAGCGGTCCGATGCTGCGAGCCTCACGAAGCGGATCGACTACTTCCTGGAGATCATCGGTACGAGGGACGCGCCCGTCGAGGTGGTCGAGGCGCCCGCCCGGGTGGACACGACGGTCGTCGACGCCGCCGATGCGGAGGTCCCTGAGCCGCCGCTGAGGCCGGTGATCGAGCCGGTCGTCAATGCCCGCGTCGAGAAGTGGCTCGACTACTTCCAGGGCAGAGGCCGGTCGCAGATGTCTCGGTGGCTCTCCCGGAGCTCGAAGTACCGCCCCATGATCGAGCAGATGCTCGAGGAGCACGGGCTCCCATCCGAGCTTTTCTTCCTCGCGATGATCGAGAGTGGGTTCAACCCGAAGGCCTACTCGCGGGCACACGCCTCCGGAATGTGGCAGTTCATCTCGAGCAGGGCCAGAATGCACGGGTTGCGCGTCGACTGGTGGGTCGATGAGCGGAGAGACCCCGAGAAGGCGACGCGGGCCGCCTGCGAGTACCTGAGGGACCTCTACGGGATGTTCGGTTCCTGGGAACTCGCGCTGGCCGGCTACAACTCGGGCGAGGGACGCGTTGCACGCGCCCGGAGGCGGAGACCGGGGTGCCACGACTTCTGGTGCCTCGATCTTCCCAGGGAGACCGAGAACTTCGTTCCCAAGTTCATGGCGGCGCTCATCATCGGCAGCGATCCTGAGAAGCACGGCTTCACAGGCTGCACCCCGGAGCCTCCGCTGGAGTACGACACGATCCTGGTCGACGGGGCTTTCGACCTCGACGTCATCGCACGCGTGGCCGGTGTGTCGGTCGACGCGGTACGCGAGCTCAACCCCGCACTCAGGCGCTGGTGCACGGCCCCGAGCAGCGGACCGACGACCCTCCGTGTCCCGGTCGGTACGGGCGACAGGACGCTGGCCGGGCTCCACGCGATCCCAAGGGAGGAACGGGTCTCATGGCAGCGGCACCGGATCGCCCGCGGCGAGACGCTGTGGGACATCGCCCGCGCCTATGGGACCAGCGTCCACGCTATCGCATCGACGAACAGCATCTCGAATCCCAGCCGGATCCGCGCCGGTGATTTCCTGGTGATACCTGTCGGCGCCGTCGAGTCGGGCGACGGCGGGTACATCGAGTATGTGGTCCAGCGCGGCGACACCATCAGCTCGATCGCCCGGAGGCACGGGCGCTCGACGCGGCAGGTGCTCAGGACGAACGGGCTGAGCTGGCACTCGCGCATCTACCCCGGCGACCGGATCAGGATCCCGATGTAG
- a CDS encoding Lrp/AsnC family transcriptional regulator, with protein MSHARRVFVARAYVKVNVAAGREREVKDALLARDEVQSADLTSGDQDIIALVEARSFDELLDLTLNQLRTIDGVTGTVTNLVIDKDEEPPQIG; from the coding sequence ATCTCGCATGCAAGGAGGGTCTTCGTGGCACGCGCGTACGTCAAGGTCAACGTGGCAGCAGGCAGGGAACGCGAGGTGAAGGACGCGCTACTGGCGCGCGATGAGGTTCAGTCGGCCGATCTCACGAGCGGCGACCAGGACATCATCGCCCTGGTCGAGGCCAGGAGCTTCGACGAGCTGCTCGATCTGACACTCAATCAGCTCAGGACGATCGACGGCGTCACGGGCACCGTGACGAACCTCGTGATCGACAAGGACGAGGAGCCGCCTCAGATCGGATGA
- a CDS encoding SpoIIE family protein phosphatase has protein sequence MSNQTERPDSSSIDRYRTLLEAVKTITSTLNVETILERLLYLTHRILGFEYCTILLIGRDGETLDVAARYGYPDSIVQSVELKVGKGLTGRVAQTGQPIVVPDVSVEDRYLDGLRGARSELVVPMVFRGRVIGVVDVQSPELDAFSPESSEFLSALAAVASVAIINARNHEAAIASRDEALKRRELEHQINLGRTIQERLLPESDPLVEGYEIAGMNLPSQTISGDYFDYIELPNGHLGIAVADVSGKGIPAALLAAALQGTLRSHVENLYSISTIMQRANNALARSTPPDTFATLFYGVLDPSGELTYVNAGHNPPILLRDDGTTERLTTGGTVLGMFAGAVYKHDRVRFRPEEYLVIFTDGLSESQQGDELFGDGRVIETARRARGAPARVMASLLITEADAFAGAGTPVDDMTVVVARRLAG, from the coding sequence ATGAGCAATCAAACGGAACGGCCGGACAGCTCGAGCATCGACCGGTACCGAACGCTTCTCGAGGCGGTCAAGACGATCACGTCGACGCTCAACGTCGAGACGATCCTCGAACGCCTGCTGTACCTCACGCACCGCATCCTCGGATTCGAGTACTGTACGATCCTGCTCATAGGGCGTGACGGCGAGACGCTCGATGTCGCTGCGCGGTACGGCTATCCAGACTCGATCGTCCAGAGCGTCGAGCTCAAGGTGGGAAAGGGGCTGACGGGACGCGTGGCACAGACGGGGCAGCCGATCGTCGTGCCGGACGTCTCCGTGGAGGACCGCTACCTCGACGGCCTTCGGGGTGCCCGCTCCGAGCTCGTCGTGCCGATGGTGTTCCGCGGACGCGTGATCGGGGTGGTCGACGTGCAGAGTCCAGAGCTCGACGCCTTCTCACCGGAGTCGAGTGAGTTCCTGTCCGCCCTCGCCGCCGTGGCGAGCGTCGCCATCATCAACGCCAGGAACCACGAGGCGGCCATCGCCAGCCGCGATGAAGCGCTCAAGCGCCGCGAACTCGAACACCAGATCAACCTCGGACGCACGATCCAGGAACGGCTTCTGCCGGAGAGCGACCCCCTGGTCGAGGGATACGAGATCGCGGGCATGAACCTCCCCAGCCAGACGATCAGCGGCGACTACTTCGACTACATCGAACTTCCGAACGGACATCTCGGCATCGCCGTCGCCGATGTGTCAGGAAAGGGCATCCCCGCCGCACTTCTCGCGGCGGCGCTCCAGGGGACCCTGAGATCCCACGTCGAGAACCTCTACTCGATCTCCACGATCATGCAGCGGGCGAACAACGCGCTCGCGAGGAGCACGCCGCCCGACACGTTCGCAACGCTCTTCTACGGGGTTCTCGACCCTTCGGGTGAACTCACCTACGTCAACGCGGGGCACAACCCGCCCATCCTGCTCCGTGACGACGGGACGACTGAGCGGCTGACCACGGGAGGGACCGTGCTCGGCATGTTCGCCGGCGCCGTGTACAAGCACGATCGCGTCAGGTTTCGTCCCGAGGAATATCTGGTCATCTTCACGGACGGTCTGAGCGAGTCTCAGCAGGGCGACGAGCTCTTCGGTGACGGTCGCGTGATCGAAACCGCGCGGCGCGCCCGCGGCGCGCCCGCCCGCGTCATGGCGTCGCTCCTGATCACCGAGGCCGACGCCTTCGCGGGCGCCGGGACGCCGGTCGACGACATGACGGTCGTCGTGGCCCGGCGCCTCGCCGGCTGA
- a CDS encoding PorV/PorQ family protein: MLQRGDMRRAYGRGVPTPRAAHTCILVGLMLVATMATVPDEADAANKYAGEFLTHGVGARPLGMGSAFVAVADDVTAGYWNPAGLADLPEGARYAQLMHSETFGDVVNYDTGAYVMNPCGWEGAVGVTIVRLAIDDIPFTDFESDEERIYYDAARIDWESDAETALLLSYARRTSDRLRLGGSLKLIWKSVGEYNCYGVGFDVGGKYDLWDHVTLGLAIQDVTTTFLAWDTKEREQIMPTAKIGAAYVRPVASMNGVLTLAADADVRFEDRLLADEYHVGPVSADTHYGVEFVYREMVGVRAGLAMGQLTAGAGLNLGGFTVDYAFGKHEYLDSSHRVSAAYAF; the protein is encoded by the coding sequence ATGCTACAAAGAGGGGACATGAGACGAGCATACGGTCGAGGCGTGCCGACGCCGCGCGCCGCGCATACGTGTATCCTCGTCGGCCTCATGCTGGTCGCGACCATGGCGACGGTTCCGGATGAGGCCGATGCCGCCAACAAGTACGCCGGCGAGTTTCTGACCCACGGGGTCGGAGCCCGCCCGCTCGGCATGGGCAGCGCCTTCGTGGCGGTCGCCGACGACGTCACGGCCGGCTACTGGAATCCGGCGGGCCTCGCCGATCTGCCGGAGGGAGCCCGCTACGCGCAGCTCATGCACTCGGAGACGTTCGGAGACGTCGTCAACTACGACACCGGCGCCTACGTGATGAACCCGTGCGGATGGGAGGGGGCCGTCGGCGTCACGATCGTGCGCCTGGCGATCGACGACATCCCGTTCACGGACTTCGAGAGCGATGAGGAGAGAATCTACTACGACGCCGCCCGGATCGACTGGGAGAGCGACGCCGAGACCGCCCTGCTTCTGTCGTACGCCAGAAGGACGTCCGACAGACTGAGACTCGGCGGCAGCCTCAAACTCATCTGGAAAAGCGTCGGGGAGTACAACTGCTACGGAGTCGGCTTCGACGTCGGAGGCAAGTACGACCTCTGGGACCACGTGACACTGGGTCTCGCGATACAGGACGTCACGACCACGTTTCTCGCGTGGGACACGAAGGAACGTGAGCAGATCATGCCGACGGCGAAGATCGGCGCGGCCTACGTGAGGCCGGTGGCCTCGATGAACGGTGTGCTGACGCTTGCGGCCGACGCCGACGTGCGGTTCGAGGACCGACTGCTGGCCGACGAGTACCACGTCGGGCCCGTGTCGGCCGACACGCACTACGGCGTCGAGTTCGTCTACCGGGAGATGGTCGGTGTCCGCGCCGGTCTGGCGATGGGGCAGTTGACCGCGGGGGCGGGTCTGAACCTCGGCGGCTTCACCGTCGACTACGCCTTCGGGAAGCACGAGTATCTTGATTCGAGTCACAGAGTGTCGGCGGCGTACGCATTCTAG
- a CDS encoding DNA internalization-related competence protein ComEC/Rec2, whose product MIEHRGRMPAVPAALALAAGTAAASHGLPPVPTALTAGLCILAALMYVVAGRRTAWGRLRSGQLLLDAAALVALAGAGALNASVRLDRVAPDDVSLHAGSPTLVVSGRVVEARSRGGEGFRTVVSVDTLGRAPSTSAVGGHVWVTSLSGAPPPRGTRVRLRGSPHRPRGRTNPGAFDFAAYLRSRGIHLTMTARSVERLDEPGTVADRIRDRLERALARRFDERTSAVLRGLMLGASDRMAEERVEAFRRSGTVHVLAVSGLHVGMIALMIRTVLRALRTPRRLASLAAVCVLPLFVGVVGARPSAVRASVGAAALVAAALAQRRSSGANTIALAALAILIARPGDVHDLGFRLSFGAATSIIVLFRTFRRRARTLLRNTGIAARVADGLALSVAAQLGVAPVLLASFGEISVVSPITNLLAVPLAGASLACGLMTVAADVFVPCAAHVLSGAAWASTAALSWVAERAAALSWAVLRPGTNAAFPAALLAVAAAFGARRRFARASAAAAVAVLVSLLCTLAEPGRTSSRVTFYDVGQGDAALLELRGGLRVLVDAGPPGPGRGAGRAVIVPHLTRRGVSRLDAIVVTHAHADHYGGAGHVMRSVEVGRLIVPPGRSGSAELERTLTVAGSLGIPVHEIARGETIVAAPGGPFLVALWPDTAAARGASENDASVVALLRDGVTDVLLAGDIEQTAERRLTDRGLPSGIGALKVAHHGSSSSSRSSFLACVGPSVSVISVGRGNRHGHPDPGVIERLRRAGSVVLRTDVDGAVLLDIAKGAMTVRTVGSDLRIERVRADSRGTAGQGVSGRGVAGAHRAGRRRRRSIRTGRAACVRPQEHCLP is encoded by the coding sequence ATGATCGAGCATCGAGGCCGTATGCCGGCCGTACCGGCCGCCCTGGCGCTTGCCGCCGGCACGGCCGCCGCCTCGCACGGCCTGCCCCCGGTGCCAACGGCGTTGACAGCCGGGCTGTGCATCCTTGCGGCTCTCATGTACGTCGTTGCCGGTCGCAGAACAGCCTGGGGGCGCCTCCGGTCGGGACAGCTCCTTCTGGACGCCGCGGCGCTTGTCGCGCTGGCCGGCGCGGGGGCGCTCAACGCGTCGGTCCGACTGGACCGGGTCGCTCCCGACGACGTATCGCTCCATGCGGGCTCGCCAACCCTCGTGGTCTCGGGTCGTGTCGTGGAAGCGCGGTCCAGAGGCGGGGAAGGCTTTCGGACCGTCGTCTCGGTCGACACGCTGGGTCGCGCTCCCTCAACTTCCGCCGTAGGCGGACACGTGTGGGTCACGTCGCTCAGCGGCGCTCCGCCGCCCAGGGGAACGCGAGTCCGGCTCCGCGGCTCGCCGCATCGTCCCAGGGGCAGGACGAACCCCGGGGCGTTCGACTTCGCAGCCTATCTCCGTTCCCGCGGCATCCATCTGACGATGACGGCCAGGTCGGTCGAGCGTCTCGACGAACCCGGAACCGTCGCAGATCGGATCCGCGACCGGCTCGAGCGGGCGCTGGCCCGGCGGTTCGATGAGCGGACATCGGCGGTCCTCCGGGGGCTGATGCTGGGCGCATCGGACCGCATGGCCGAGGAACGCGTCGAGGCCTTTCGTCGTTCGGGAACGGTGCACGTGCTGGCCGTCTCCGGCCTCCACGTCGGCATGATCGCTCTGATGATCCGGACGGTCCTCCGCGCTCTGAGGACGCCGCGCCGGCTCGCCTCGCTGGCGGCCGTGTGCGTTCTCCCGCTTTTCGTGGGCGTTGTCGGCGCGAGGCCGTCGGCCGTCAGGGCGTCGGTCGGGGCGGCCGCGCTCGTCGCGGCCGCGCTCGCACAGCGCAGAAGCAGCGGGGCCAACACGATCGCGCTCGCGGCCCTCGCCATCCTGATCGCACGACCGGGCGACGTCCACGACCTCGGCTTCCGGTTGTCCTTCGGCGCGGCGACGTCGATCATCGTTCTCTTCCGGACTTTCCGCAGACGCGCCCGCACGCTCCTCAGGAACACGGGGATCGCCGCCCGCGTCGCCGACGGGCTGGCGCTGTCGGTCGCCGCGCAGCTCGGCGTGGCCCCGGTGCTGCTGGCGAGTTTCGGCGAGATCTCGGTCGTGTCCCCGATCACGAATCTCCTGGCCGTGCCGCTGGCGGGCGCGTCGCTCGCATGCGGCCTGATGACGGTCGCCGCGGACGTCTTCGTCCCTTGCGCGGCGCACGTCCTCTCGGGTGCGGCGTGGGCGTCGACGGCCGCACTGTCCTGGGTCGCGGAGCGGGCGGCGGCGCTATCGTGGGCGGTCCTGCGTCCCGGCACGAACGCCGCGTTCCCGGCGGCGCTCCTTGCAGTCGCCGCGGCGTTCGGAGCGCGGCGGCGCTTTGCCCGTGCGTCCGCCGCGGCCGCCGTGGCGGTGCTCGTGAGCCTGCTCTGCACTCTCGCGGAACCTGGCAGGACGTCGAGCCGTGTCACGTTCTACGACGTTGGACAGGGGGACGCCGCCCTGCTCGAACTCAGGGGCGGGCTTCGCGTCCTCGTCGATGCGGGTCCCCCTGGACCCGGACGCGGGGCCGGACGGGCCGTCATCGTGCCGCACCTGACCCGACGCGGCGTCTCCAGACTTGACGCCATCGTCGTGACGCATGCACACGCCGACCACTACGGCGGCGCCGGCCACGTCATGCGCTCCGTGGAGGTCGGTCGTCTGATCGTCCCGCCTGGACGCTCCGGGTCGGCGGAGCTCGAGCGGACGCTCACGGTGGCGGGAAGCCTGGGGATCCCGGTTCACGAGATCGCGCGGGGCGAGACGATCGTGGCAGCACCCGGGGGACCGTTCCTGGTCGCGCTCTGGCCCGACACCGCCGCGGCGCGCGGCGCGTCGGAGAACGACGCCTCGGTCGTCGCACTCCTGCGGGACGGTGTGACCGACGTGCTTCTTGCCGGGGATATCGAGCAGACGGCCGAACGGCGCCTGACCGACCGGGGACTGCCGTCGGGCATCGGCGCCCTGAAGGTGGCGCACCACGGCTCATCGTCCTCCTCGCGATCGAGCTTCCTCGCGTGCGTCGGCCCGAGCGTCTCGGTCATATCTGTCGGCCGGGGGAACCGGCACGGCCATCCCGACCCGGGTGTCATCGAGCGCCTGCGACGTGCCGGGTCGGTCGTCCTCCGGACGGACGTCGATGGAGCCGTCCTACTCGACATCGCCAAAGGCGCGATGACGGTCCGCACGGTCGGCAGCGACCTCCGGATAGAGCGGGTCCGTGCGGACTCGAGAGGAACGGCCGGTCAGGGTGTCAGCGGGCGAGGAGTGGCAGGGGCTCATCGAGCGGGCCGACGACGACGACGGAGCATCCGGACGGGTCGAGCAGCCTGTGTGCGGCCTCAAGAACACTGTCTCCCGTGA
- a CDS encoding MTH1187 family thiamine-binding protein, translating into MAVAMVSIVPVGTPDASLSSYVAQCVDIVEKSGLTYELTPMATIIEGDPRRIFDVVLEMHESVFSDRIVRVLTKISLDDRRDKQLTMKGKLASVRRKRGERTD; encoded by the coding sequence ATGGCTGTGGCAATGGTCAGTATCGTCCCGGTGGGTACCCCCGACGCCAGTCTGAGCTCCTACGTCGCGCAGTGTGTCGACATCGTTGAGAAGAGCGGTCTCACGTACGAGCTCACACCGATGGCGACCATCATCGAGGGAGACCCACGGCGCATCTTCGACGTGGTTCTCGAGATGCACGAGAGCGTCTTCAGCGACAGGATCGTTCGCGTGCTGACGAAGATCTCACTGGACGACCGAAGGGACAAACAGCTGACGATGAAGGGCAAGCTGGCGTCGGTACGCCGGAAGCGGGGAGAGCGGACGGACTGA
- a CDS encoding diguanylate cyclase, with protein sequence MRKSSTTARELLEHLISVDLLDAEGLRIYRSLLTADEEAARQGLAWLLDHLCELGYARRTARTVSNGAVRETYQNLTTLDSITLELPRADAAVPKQPPATDAPDRAPERPPDRGSEGVDVPGAASLPAEFLDAVAASSRRVDLAGSLSHLYDLLKRTVGYEHIAVFMSKGLVASTVGTSSELDDVFRWPPGARVTPEFLKTRVEESGRPVSIPDLGSDRRLQRFLPSDAHGSLVAAPLLAEGYVYGLLELWSEQPSAYGEDDVATIDFVARFAGGLIKRRLEVEELIFVDQASQIHNRRYFEEQITREMERCKRTGQAMALLMADLDGFKQVNDDLGHAAGDSILRQVARVLAENARQVDIVARYGGEEFAVILPNVSRDSAYAVAERIRRTVAEQQFVTGNESEPTRRVTVSIGGALYPLDAKSRADLLDKTDRIALYSAKRQGKNRVVFWDEVAQTED encoded by the coding sequence ATGAGAAAGTCCTCCACAACCGCGCGGGAGCTGCTCGAGCATCTCATCTCTGTCGATCTCCTGGATGCCGAGGGCCTCCGTATCTACCGCAGCCTTCTGACGGCCGACGAGGAGGCGGCGCGGCAGGGTCTCGCGTGGCTGCTGGACCATCTCTGTGAGCTCGGATACGCGCGCCGGACCGCGCGAACGGTCTCCAACGGAGCGGTCCGCGAAACCTATCAGAACCTGACGACCCTCGATTCGATCACGCTCGAACTGCCGCGGGCGGACGCTGCCGTCCCGAAGCAGCCGCCTGCGACGGATGCGCCCGACCGTGCCCCCGAACGGCCTCCGGACCGCGGCTCGGAGGGGGTGGACGTGCCGGGTGCCGCGTCGCTTCCGGCCGAGTTCCTGGACGCGGTCGCGGCATCGAGCAGGCGCGTCGACCTCGCCGGGTCGCTCAGTCATCTCTACGACCTTCTGAAGAGGACCGTCGGCTACGAGCACATCGCCGTCTTCATGTCGAAGGGGCTCGTCGCCTCGACCGTCGGGACCTCGAGCGAGCTCGACGACGTCTTCCGATGGCCTCCCGGAGCCCGCGTGACGCCGGAGTTCCTGAAGACGCGCGTCGAGGAGTCCGGTCGGCCGGTCTCCATCCCGGACCTGGGCTCGGACAGGAGGCTCCAGCGTTTCCTGCCGAGCGATGCGCACGGCTCTCTCGTGGCCGCCCCTCTCTTGGCGGAGGGCTACGTCTACGGCCTCCTCGAGCTCTGGAGCGAGCAGCCGTCGGCCTACGGCGAAGACGACGTCGCGACGATCGACTTCGTCGCGCGCTTCGCCGGGGGCCTCATCAAGAGACGCCTCGAGGTCGAGGAGCTCATCTTCGTCGACCAGGCGAGCCAGATCCACAACAGGCGCTATTTCGAGGAACAGATCACACGAGAGATGGAGCGCTGCAAGCGTACGGGACAGGCCATGGCCCTGCTCATGGCCGATCTTGACGGCTTCAAACAGGTCAACGACGACCTCGGCCACGCGGCCGGCGACAGCATCCTCAGACAGGTCGCGCGCGTCCTGGCCGAGAACGCCCGCCAGGTGGACATCGTCGCCCGCTACGGGGGAGAGGAGTTCGCGGTCATCCTCCCGAACGTCTCGCGGGACAGCGCCTACGCCGTGGCCGAGCGTATCAGGCGCACGGTCGCAGAGCAGCAGTTCGTCACCGGGAACGAGAGCGAGCCCACGCGACGCGTGACGGTGAGCATCGGCGGGGCGCTCTATCCGCTCGACGCGAAGTCGCGTGCCGATCTCCTCGACAAGACCGACCGCATCGCCCTCTACTCGGCCAAGCGACAAGGGAAGAACCGCGTCGTCTTCTGGGACGAGGTCGCTCAGACCGAGGATTGA